GTAAAAATTAGGATTGTATTTACAGATTCTTGGTTCTGTTGCTTTGTTATTAGCTTAGGATCTTGCTGGTTTCTGCCTTGTGCATACATTAATCTATACTGTAGCAGTAGGGGTAGATCCACCAAAAATTTGCTTGGGACAAACTTACTTGGATATTGCTCATGGCAGTTAAGTAATTTATATATGAAAAAACTGTAATTTTGCTCCTGGCGACCAATTTGGGAAGATACCTATTATAGTTGGTATCATTCCTAGTTAATTGAAAGCTGGGACTGTTTAAAGAAGACGGGGCATAGTTGGGACTGTTAATATCAAATTTTCCTTGAAATACACATTGAAACTAAATTAGGAACTTCTTACATAATAACATTTCttttatactacctccgttttccTGTTGCTGTAGCAACATAAACCAAGAAAAACTGAAAATTGGTGCCACCAAgtcaatccgtggactatggaccatggtgcacagtgagcatggtgcaccagaagaacatatgtgcataagcaaaagaagATGATACTACGACAAAtaacatgcgatataatatttcatttttttgttataaaaaataatactccgtatattatttactatttattaaaactataaataaaaaatatattcatgttcttttcacgtaaccagatgttcttttaattatatactaggGTTCTTTTAGTGCACCATGGTctaccttctaaattgcgccaCCAAGTGAGTACTTTTACATGGAGGATAGAGATAGAGAGTAAGAGAATTATTAAATATGATTGGGTCCCACAAAGTGACAAAGTGGGGTGGAAGATGATAATACATTAATAAAAGGTTATATAAATGGAATAAAGTGGGTACTTCAATGTTTATGattctctttatttttatttttacttttattttatttttaaaattctttcaattttttttgttttttgttttttttttaatttcacatgctattttgaaatgtacttattttacttatttatttattttaaattttacttattttttattatctcttacaatatttcttctataatacTTCTTATTTCCATGACACAATGGTGTtttagacactattcacacaagcacctttgacttcattttgtggtttatacataagaaaaagcatagtcgtgtggggtcttattagatttgtatcaataaatattattttaatatcaactttttataaatttttccgatccacaattagagatattgatgtttgaaatcatgcattggcaaacgtgcctaaataattgtgtcatttaaaaaagaacggaggaagtatatatatatattttttctcttatcctactttcattaatttcacattctcttgtttttttctttttacttcctgctcctttctggtttgattggtgacaatgatgatctcctacgacgattcatgttagccgaccccaaatcattttgggactaaggctttgttgttgttgttgttgttgttgttgttgtataaatggaataaagtaaaaGCGAGTAGAACTTAGGAAAACACCTCCAAATGGAAAGCGCGTAGAACTTAagaaaacggagggagtatatcagTAAAAGAAAGTAAAAATGGAGTAAGTGAATAGtgctaaagtcaaaacgttgcAATTAAaagagaacggaggaagtattacctTTTTAGTTTACAAGTGAATTCGATGTCATTGTTTTCTCCCTCAGTGTGACAAGTCACACAATCAACTTGATTGCGTGACGACTTCACACTCATTTGGAGTTCGGCCCAAAATAGCATGGACTCACTGCATATACGTAATATTGCACGGGCTAATGACGTAAAATAAGTGATGGAGCGGATTGATCTGAATATATTGACGTAGTAAATTAGTAATTAGTTAATTACTTTTCAGTTTTTTTAGTTGGTTACTTTTCATATATTTTCTGGCAGTTACttaacatactccctccgtccaatGTATAAAAAGGCTAAAGCGCACCAAGACGGTTTGGAGTTCCCAGAGCCTTAGGCGCACCTGGTTGAAGTCGGGCGCCTAAtaaaatatagttttttttaaaaaaaaaatggtgtGCGCCTCATCAAAATCGCCTCGCCCATACCATAAAAGGCGTCGCCTCCAAACGCCTTGCCTCTCAGGCGCGCCTTTCTATATGCTGCCTCCATCCCAAGTTAATCGACGCTATTTTTTTTTCCGTCCGTCCCAAAATAAGTGTCATACTTCCTTTTATGGCATGGACTCAACAATATTTTATTACATATCTCTTCCCACCACTAAAAGTTATGGCCCCACATCCTctcacattcaattaaaaaatttcTTCCACTATCTCCCACCATACCTACTTTTCTATTAAACTATAATAGATAAACTTACAACAAATTATCGCATAAAACTCCGTGAAAAGTCTATTTCAACGATTAAATAGGGACGGGTGGAGTAATATTTAAGGTTACTAATCGTATACGACTCTTTTAAGgggttatttttttatattattttgagttatttattatgttaTCGGGAGTtacttaaaataatatttatgagTTACTATTAAATTATTTGTCGGTGGGTTTATAAGGAGtacaatatttttgtttttttgtttttggacATAGGTTTAACACACATAATTAAAAAGGTTTTACAAACCTACATACTACAACCTAAAACAACACTAAGGTCTTTAAAGACCATTACATCTATTACAATAACACAAACCAAACACAAATGCCTAAACATTGAAAGGGCAACACGCACTTCTCGTTTCACCCCTTGATTGTAGACAAAGTTTTGCTTGCACAAGCTATGCTGCACTATCGTGCCAAGACTTCGTATCAATGTGATTTCTCTAAAGAAGATGACTTTGATGGTGGGCCGACAACCACCCGGAGACTCCTTTAAAAACCCTTGGATAAACCGGAAAGAGCGAAAGAGAAACAATGTTACGGCTTAGGTGGAAAGACCTTCTGCATTCACAAGCTTCACAAGCGTCTGGAAAAGACTTGTTTAGCATGTTATGAAACCCAATAAAATGGGGAGCAGCATTCAAGTAACTGATTTTGAAAGCGTTAAGATCAACTCTCAACGCTAACCTAAAGTGAAGATTAACAAAAGTTAACCTCCACAGAACAATACCCCATACCCAAACCCAAAGACACCGATCCTTCCTATTAACATGAACTTCTTACCTAATCAACCACCTTAGGAACCAACTCCCAAGCCCACATCCAAAAGCTTACTTAGTTACTTCCCCCCGTCCCACACACTACACAACCATTACCTGATAGGAAAATGTAAATGCTCACGCCAACTCCAAATTGAAACAACCAACACATGTTTTCCAATTTAAACCAGAAACCAGACAGCAAAATCAGCAATCTCACAAGGGATATAACtacaaacaacaagaaagaaccaATCAAAAACTGCGTAAAGCATCGTGTTAATGGAGAACTAACTTATAACTAATTAACAAACCACACAACAAGCAAGGGAGGAACGACCACTACGAGTTAGGCAAAATCAAATCCCTAGAACAAAACCCTTAACTAACCTTTATCTTTACCGTCAAGGTCGGGGTGGTTCGACACTACTAGACGGCGACGGTTAAAAAACGCGGGAAATGGCAAGCCTAAAACCTCACAAGATAGGTATACAAACCAAAAACTTGCAAAGAACACAACCTAAACTAGCGTTTCTAATTCCAAGCCAAACCCGAAAACCTAAACTAACCTTTACAGACGAACACACGGTGGCGTCGTCTAGGGACGATCTAGAAGAGGCGCTGGTGTTGTGAAGTTGACCGATCTACAACCTCCCAGCGTGAAcctaaaagaaaagaacaaatcCCCGACAAGAGGAGCTCGATCTAAGAGGAGGTGGAAGTGAATGCTTGGTTCCTCTTTCACCACTCAACTGGAGAATACAACCGCTCTGAATTGATGCAACCACTAAGAAATGAAACAAGTGCTTGTCGGCGACCCGAGTTGAGAGGCAAGCTCAGGCCGCCGACGGCACGATGGCTAGGGTTTGAGGGTTTTCTGTTTCTTTTTAGAGAGAGGCTAGAAAATTGTTTTTATAGAGAGGCTAGAAAATTCTTTTTATAGAGAGAACAATAGATAAAGGTTTCTATCCGCAAATGGGTTATTTATGGagtataataattttttttttttaaaagaaaggtTTAGTTTTCATATTATATTTGAGTTACTTATGATAAGAAGTATTATTCGGGAGTAACTTTACATAATATTTGGAATTACTAATAACGTTATCTTGGGTTACGAATAATATATTAACTGTTGCTATTACATAttttgagttaatttttacGTTATTCGGGTGTTACTTAACATAATGTTCAGAGTTAGGAATTAGATTATCATGGGTTACTAACTTACTATTAGTAATAAGTGTTACTATTGCTCTATTTTGAGTTACTTATACATTACTTAGGTGCTACTTAATATTTAGAGTTATTAATTAGATTATCGTGGGTTACTAGTAAGTGTTGATATTTCTCTATTTTGAGTTACTTTTTATATTATTCGGGATTTACTAATTAGATTATCGTGGGTTACTATTAATAATAAGTGTTGCTGTTACTCTATTTTGTGTTACATTTTACATTCTCCATGAGTTATTTCACCTAAAATTTAGAGTTACTATAATTTGATTATCGCAGATTTGCTGGTTACTATTAATATAACGTGTTAATATTATTCTATATTGAGTTCGGGAGTTATTTAACCTGATATTTAGAGTTACTAATTAATCATTTTCCTCTCTAAAGAAACATTACATATTCACCCAAAGAGCATTGCTTAATTTGCTTCATATCCATCAACCTATTTAACAACACCACAAGAAAATTAATGGTTTAACACTATTAGTTGTGAAGAGCTATTGAGTTTAGTCAGTCATGCTGAAGCGTAATACTCCTAGTACTCCAGATAACTAACTGTTAAACCCGAATTCAactagaaatataaaaaataaaaggtaCCCATGCTATTTCTTCAATCCCACATCGATTTCAACACCTCAAAGCTTCATATTTTCCAGAAAAATTGTATAAAAAAAGATCAAAACCACCAATTACAACAGATTTCTCAACAAATTGATAGTCCATACACAAATTAATTAACCTCATAATTCCCTACGCTGCATCCTGCACCCTCCACCCATTATCTCTCCTATAAACCCAGAGTCAAGAACTCTTGTTTCTTTTCTGAATTCGTTAACAACCGAAGAGCACCATTCAATTGCCGAAATCGAAAACCCATAATTTGAATTTGATTGGGTTTTTTTGTTATTCTCGCGAGGGTTTGCGAGgagtttcttcaattttttgCTTGAGAAAAAAAGTAGAAGCTAATTTAAGTGATGGAAGTTGAGAGGCATGTCAGAATAAAAACAGCCAAAGGGAAGGTATAATGGGGAATACTAGTGTGAACATGTCATACAATCAAATGAAGGCGTGGCAAGTCACATACGAAGTATAAGACTTTGTGTTTCTCCCTCTTCAACTAAATGCGATCATTTTACAGCTAAATAGACGTTACATGATGCAGTCTGCCTGTCTTAAAAAATTTCAAGTCAATGTGGACTTTGGAGTTCAGTATTTGTATGAACGTATGATTTTACTTGAATTAGCTTTTGGGTCGAATCTCGAGAGTATCTTCATCTACCTGCTGTTTCCTACTTCCCTGGTATTATGAGTTCTGTTCGCTCTTGTAGAGTTTCTATAGCAAAAAGCCATAATGGATATCATGTGCTATGGTATAGCTGGATTCATATTTTCTATGCTGAATAGTAATTTGAATGTTGTGTGCAGTGTGAAAGATAGAGAGCATGTCATAGAACAAGAAACTGTGTTAAGACAACTTGAGGCGACACTGTCAATTCAAGAGCATGCACGACAGGGCCACCATTTGGATGCATTACGGGAGATAGCTAAGCTTCCTTTTCTACCACTGGATCCACGTGCAACAGGGTTAAGCATGGATTCATTCCAGAATTTATCTCCTTATGTCCAGGCTTGTGTCCCTGACCTTCTAAGAGTTGCCTTAAGTTGTTTAGACAATGTGACAGATACTGATGGATCTCTCCGTGCTTTGAGAACAAAGGTAGTATTTAAATGCTTGTACACTAGTGATTACATTACTAATGAGATGTGCTGGTTGCTATTTATGGTAGATATGATTAAATTGCTAGTCTGATATGAATTTCCACTTTTGCAGATTGCAAATTTCCTAGCGAACAATCTACATCGAAACTGGCCTCATGATTTGTTTGAGAAAGTTGCAAGAAGCCTTTGAAGTAAAACATAAGGGAAAGGTTGGCAGCTTGGACAGTGTTGCCATGCTTACTTTTCAGTCAGGTGCTGGTGGCAAGCGGTCACCATTCATCTTGCACATTTTGTACAAATATGAAGCAAGAATTTCATTTTTCCTTGGGTTTTGTTCCTCCCTTCCCGAATGCAAAtgtttatatagagtttttctTTGGGTTTGTGTGTATGTTTGTGATAGTTTTAGCTTACATCTTTGTCCTTTCATGAGTAACTTATTAACTTTGCTTATAGCAGTTAGAAAATATTAACGATAACTAGAATACTATTTAGCAATAGTTTTTCAGCTATGCTCCCCGAGTGTATAAATTCGTTGTACGGAAAATATGATTGTCCTTGATATTAAGTTTCTGTTTCTTTAACCAATATTCTGCTATTTAGGGTCTCCACTCTTGTGAATCCATGGATGCCATTTGGGGTTATATAAAAAGGTTTCTCTTTTTTCCATACTGGGGTTTTGCGGTTCTAACTGTTGATTTCTAGTCCATCCTTCGTGAATTATTACTAGTAGCCATAGGGCTGCCCAGGGTTACACTGTATATACAGTGATATTTTGGAATAGCTATAGACTTCCAGATAAAGGGAGGAAGTAATACCTAGGTGCAATTTCTTAATAAAaacatgaaaattaaaaattaaaaagaggTAACGTAGTGAATGGCATGTTTGTTCAAAAGACACGATAATAGAGTTTTTGTTATTCATACAAATGACAACATTTATTTTCCACAACCTGGTGTATCTTATACACGATACAACCAATATTATTTCTTTGCTGATTTAGAAGTTAGAACTTCCTCAAATGAGCATATATATCCGTAGAGTAAATAATTTCCGGAGATCAGTACTTACGCCTACAAAGCGTAAGACCGTCACCAATAGAAAGAAGGACAGACTCAATTCTAGGGTCAGTAGCAAGGAAAGTATTCAAGTTCTTAATTGCTTCATGTCCATGTTTTTTAATGTATTCCATAACAGGATCATTCTTGAACACTTGATCATCATCAGCAAATGCAACTGAACCAAACCAAAGAGTGTTATCAAATGCTATTACTCCTCCAACCTTTACTAGTTTCATCAATGGCTCATGGTAATTTATGTAGTTCTCCTTATCCGCGTCCACGAATGCAAAATCAAAGCTCCCTTCCTTGCCCTGCagcaataaaatatattttattttatttgttacaCAAAACTAGCTATTTTTCTACAAACcaattatttcaaaaatatacTTCTCACTTGTGTACCTTGCTTACTAGGTCATTCAAAAATGGCATGGCATTTCCTTGAACAAACTCGATTTTGTGTTCAATTCCGGCCTTTTTAATGGATGGCAATCCAACCTCGTAAGCCTCTCTGTTCGGATCAACTGCTAGAACCTACGTACATATAATCATACAAATAAGTGTTAATCAGTCTCCTAACACTTTGTGCCCCGAGGCCCTGATAAGTAAAAGTTACTCATTATGAACGAGTATCTAGATGAATTAATGTGGCTCTAGCTTGATGACACTTCCCAATTATACAAAATTACATATATTTCCCTAATAATATTTAGGCAAATATTTActtcctaaaattttattaatattttacctTGCCATCATCAGGGAGAGCGAGTGCAGTAGCAAGAAGTGAATAGCCGGTAAAAACTCCAATTTCCAAAGTGTTTTTGGCGTTCATGAGCTTCAATAACATTGCAAGGAATTGTGTTTCATCAACTGCTGCGTTCATGATGCTCCTGGATATCAATCCACACACACAATTATTTAAGTAACctcattcaattcaattttgtCAACATACCACATTTTCGTACTCTTAGTTAGTGTATATGGAGTACACTAAAACCGTTATATTAGCATGTATGCGACATCTCATAAAATTGGAATATTCCACATATCATACCAAGTATTTAATTTGCACATCTCTAAGgccatgttttatggttcaccttattttcaaatttcaattatacCAAGAAAATTAAGTTTAGTTAATAAGGAAAATAAGCTCTAAAGTTcaaattataactaaaatagTTAAGTATAAGTCTAGAGGAATATAACGTCCGCTCATGCATAGTATAACCGGTTATACCAGATTGAACTATTTTCTTTACTTATTTACTCATTTAAAATTGAACACCAAGCTCATACAAGATATATACAACTGGTAAGTATCTGTATAGATTGATAGAGTAGAGAAAGATAGATAGAACGAATAAAGAGGAAGAGAAAGATAAATCACATG
This genomic stretch from Spinacia oleracea cultivar Varoflay chromosome 3, BTI_SOV_V1, whole genome shotgun sequence harbors:
- the LOC110802224 gene encoding flavonoid 3',5'-methyltransferase — translated: MNDDFKTIKEKIILNSPALAEYILKTSGYPNEHEQLKEIRETTIEKYKHMSIMNAAVDETQFLAMLLKLMNAKNTLEIGVFTGYSLLATALALPDDGKVLAVDPNREAYEVGLPSIKKAGIEHKIEFVQGNAMPFLNDLVSKGKEGSFDFAFVDADKENYINYHEPLMKLVKVGGVIAFDNTLWFGSVAFADDDQVFKNDPVMEYIKKHGHEAIKNLNTFLATDPRIESVLLSIGDGLTLCRRKY